From a region of the Panicum virgatum strain AP13 chromosome 2K, P.virgatum_v5, whole genome shotgun sequence genome:
- the LOC120695989 gene encoding AT-hook motif nuclear-localized protein 20-like produces the protein MENQPGSQDMVAPCQDGEQSQSGTGGHDDDRENVNGEPKEGAVVPANRRPRGRPPGSKNKPKPPIFVTRDSPNALRSHVMEIAGGADIAESIAHFARRRQRGVCVLSGAGTVADVALRQPAAPGAVVALRGRFEILSLTGAFLPGPSPPGATGLTVYLAGGQGQVVGGIVVGSLTAAGPVMVMASTFANATYERLPLDEEDEEAMEGRSAGGVAPMMGGGLPVPDPSAMPMYGGVPHNLLLPGGGQLGHGAEGSTWPQARPPY, from the coding sequence ATGGAGAACCAGCCGGGTAGCCAAGACATGGTGGCGCCCTGCCAGGACGGGGAGCAGAGTCAGAGCGGCACAGGTGGCCACGACGACGACCGCGAGAACGTCAACGGCGAGCCTAAGGAGGGCGCGGTGGTGCCGGCCAACCGGCGCCCCCGCGGCCGGCCCCCGGGGTCCAAGAACAAGCCCAAGCCGCCCATCTTCGTGACCCGGGACAGCCCCAACGCGCTGCGTAGCCACGTCATGGAGATCGCCGGCGGAGCCGACATCGCGGAGTCCATCGCCCACTtcgcgcgccgccggcagcgCGGCGTCTGCGTGCTCAGCGGCGCGGGGACCGTGGCCGACGTCGCCCTGCGCCAGCCGGCCGCGCCCGGCGCCGTCGTGGCCCTCCGGGGCCGCTTCGAGATTCTTTCCCTCACCGGCGCGTTCCTCCCGGGCCCCTCCCCGCCGGGCGCCACCGGCCTAACCGTCTACCTCGCCGGCGGGCAAGGGCAGGTGGTCGGAGGCATCGTGGTCGGCTCGCTCACGGCGGCTGGGCCTGTCATGGTGATGGCGTCCACGTTTGCGAACGCGACCTACGAGAGGCTGCCGCTGGACGAAGAAGACGAGGAAGCCATGGAAGGCCGGTCTGCCGGCGGTGTCGCTCCAATGATGGGCGGTGGGCTGCCCGTGCCCGATCCATCGGCGATGCCAATGTACGGAGGCGTGCCACACAACCTGCTCCTGCCTGGAGGGGGCCAGCTCGGCCATGGCGCCGAAGGGAGTACATGGCCGCAGGCACGCCCGCCGTACTAG